The following proteins are co-located in the Vigna angularis cultivar LongXiaoDou No.4 chromosome 2, ASM1680809v1, whole genome shotgun sequence genome:
- the LOC108318704 gene encoding transcriptional corepressor LEUNIG_HOMOLOG isoform X1: MKPTMAQNQSNWEADKMLDVYIYDYLMKRKLHATAKAFVAEGKVATDPVAIDAPGGFLYEWWSVFWDIFISRTNEKHSEAAAAYIETQQTKVREHQQLQIQQMQLMQQRNAQLQRRDPNHPALGSSINAMNSEGMLGQQPASVLAMKMYEDRMKHPQPMDSEASPTLIDANRMALLKSAASHQGQLVHGNSGNMSTALHQIPGRTPLTTDIKTEVNLGAPPKSLPMDTSVYRQAILQSKSGLGSAGLNQGVTGLPLKGWPLASGIDQLRPNLGVQVPKPNLTTQNQFVMSSQQQQVLTQNNLGNSSYGDMDPRRLSGLPRGSLSAKDGQSTRNDGSICSQMQSDSPKQMKMAQSQHSLSQQQEQLQQHQLQQNNRKRKQHSGAANSTGTGNTAVPSPNSPPSTHTPGDGLNTANNMQHVNNVQKSMMMYGTEATGGLASSSNLLEDMERFGDVDALDDNVESFLSNDGGDGGNLYGAVKQSPAEQQKESSKGFTFAEVSSIRSRNSKVTCCHFSSDGKWLASAGDDMKVVFWNMDTFKTENSPAEHKAVITDVRYRPNSLQVATASMDKCVRLWDTTNPNRCVQEYSGHSSPIVSLDFHPKKTELFCFCDGENEIRYWNINSPNSMRATKGGNTQVRFQPRLGHLLAAGSDKGVSIFDVESDTKIYSLQGHPDPVSYICWDGNGEALASVSLNMVKIWSLNSGECIQEISSTGSGFHSCVFHPSYSTLLVIGGFSCLELWNMSENKSMTIPAHENVISSMAQSSVTGMVASASFDNYVKVWK; encoded by the exons CTATTGATGCACCTGGAGGATTCCTTTATGAGTGGTGGTCTGTCTTTTGGGACATATTCATCTCAAGGACAAATGAGAAACATTCTGAGGCTGCTGCAGCTTACATTGAG ACACAGCAAACAAAAGTTAGAGAACACCAACAACTTCAAATACAGCAGATGCAGCTAATGCAGCAACGCAATGCACAATTACAGCGAAGAGATCCTAATCATCCTGCTCTTGGTAGTTCCATAAATGCTATGAACTCTGAAGGAATGTTGGGACAGCAACCAGCAAGTGTGTTGGCAATGAAAATGTATGAAGATCGAATGAAACACCCCCAACCAATGGATTCAGAGGCATCTCCAACTCTTATTGATGCTAATAGGATGGCCTTACTCAAATCAGCAGCTAGTCATCAAGG CCAATTGGTTCATGGAAATTCAGGGAATATGTCAACTGCATTGCACCAAATTCCTGGGCGAACTCCTTTGACCACT GACATAAAAACAGAAGTTAATTTAGGGGCCCCTCCAAAGAGTTTGCCTATGGATACATCAGTTTATCGACAAGCAATTTTACAATCAAAATCAGGGCTAGGGAGTGCAG GATTAAATCAAGGTGTTACAGGTCTTCCATTGAAGGGTTGGCCTCTAGCATCT GGAATTGATCAACTAAGGCCTAATTTGGGTGTACAAGTTCCGAAGCCCAATTTGACAACCCAGAACCAATTTGTCATGTCATCACAACAGCAACAGGTCTTGACTCAGAATAACCTTGGAAATTCTAGTTATGGTGACATGGATCCTCGTAGGCTTTCTGGTCTTCCTCGAGGTAGCTTGAGTGCAAAGGATGGTCAATCTACCAGGAACGATGGATCTATTTGCTCCCAAATGCAGTCTGATTCACCTAAG CAGATGAAGATGGCCCAGTCACAACATTCATTATCTCAACAACAGGAGCAATTACAGCAGCATCAACTGCAGCAG aataacagaaaaagaaaacagcATTCTGGAGCTGCCAATAGCACTGGCACTGGTAACACTGCTGTTCCTTCACCTAATTCACCACCATCAACTCATACACCTGGTGATGGATTAAATACAGCAAACAACATGCAGCATGTTAACAATGTGCAAAAGAGCATGATGATGTATGGTACAGAGGCAACAGGAGGCCTTGCATCATCCTCCAATTTACTG GAGGACATGGAACGATTTGGAGATGTTGATGCCTTAGATGATAATGTAGAATCCTTTCTATCAAATGATGGTGGAGATGGTGGAAATCTCTATGGAGCAGTGAAACAAAGCCCAGCTGAGCAACAGAAAGAGTCTTCAAAAG GTTTCACCTTTGCAGAAGTTAGTAGCATAAGATCGAGGAACAGCAAAGTTACGTGCTGTCACTTTTCTTCAGATGGAAAGTGGCTTGCCAGTGCTGGAGATGACATGAAG GTTGTCTTCTGGAACATGGACACTTTTAAGACAGAGAACAGTCCTGCAGAACACAAAGCAGTTATTACAGATGTCCGTTATAGACCAAATTCACTTCAGGTGGCAACTGCCTCAATGGATAAATGTGTGCGGTTATGGGACACAACAAAT CCTAACCGCTGTGTACAAGAATATAGTGGGCACTCTTCACCTATAGTGTCTCTTGATTTCCATCCTAAGAAGACTGAACTTTTCTGCTTCTGCGATGGAGAAAATGAAATTCGGTATTGGAATATTAATTCTCCCAACAGCATGCGAGCAACTAAG GGAGGTAATACACAAGTGAGGTTTCAGCCTAGACTGGGGCATTTACTAGCAGCAGGTTCTGATAAAGGAGTGTCAATTTTTGATGTTGAATCTGACACAAAAATCTACTCCCTGCAG GGTCATCCTGATCCAGTGAGCTATATTTGCTGGGATGGAAATGGTGAAGCCTTGGCATCTGTGAGTCTTAATATGGTAAAGATTTGGAGTTTGAACTCAGGAGAATGCATTCAAGAGATCAGCTCTACCGGAAGCGGATTTCATTCCTGTGTTTTTCATCCAAGTTATTCAACTTTGTTGGTGATTGGAGGATTTTCG TGCTTAGAGTTATGGAACATGAGCGAGAACAAAAGCATGACAATTCCTGCACATGAAAATGTAATATCTAGCATGGCTCA
- the LOC108318704 gene encoding transcriptional corepressor LEUNIG_HOMOLOG isoform X2: MKPTMAQNQSNWEADKMLDVYIYDYLMKRKLHATAKAFVAEGKVATDPVAIDAPGGFLYEWWSVFWDIFISRTNEKHSEAAAAYIETQQTKVREHQQLQIQQMQLMQQRNAQLQRRDPNHPALGSSINAMNSEGMLGQQPASVLAMKMYEDRMKHPQPMDSEASPTLIDANRMALLKSAASHQGQLVHGNSGNMSTALHQIPGRTPLTTDIKTEVNLGAPPKSLPMDTSVYRQAILQSKSGLGSAGLNQGVTGLPLKGWPLASGIDQLRPNLGVQVPKPNLTTQNQFVMSSQQQQVLTQNNLGNSSYGDMDPRRLSGLPRGSLSAKDGQSTRNDGSICSQMQSDSPKMKMAQSQHSLSQQQEQLQQHQLQQNNRKRKQHSGAANSTGTGNTAVPSPNSPPSTHTPGDGLNTANNMQHVNNVQKSMMMYGTEATGGLASSSNLLEDMERFGDVDALDDNVESFLSNDGGDGGNLYGAVKQSPAEQQKESSKGFTFAEVSSIRSRNSKVTCCHFSSDGKWLASAGDDMKVVFWNMDTFKTENSPAEHKAVITDVRYRPNSLQVATASMDKCVRLWDTTNPNRCVQEYSGHSSPIVSLDFHPKKTELFCFCDGENEIRYWNINSPNSMRATKGGNTQVRFQPRLGHLLAAGSDKGVSIFDVESDTKIYSLQGHPDPVSYICWDGNGEALASVSLNMVKIWSLNSGECIQEISSTGSGFHSCVFHPSYSTLLVIGGFSCLELWNMSENKSMTIPAHENVISSMAQSSVTGMVASASFDNYVKVWK, from the exons CTATTGATGCACCTGGAGGATTCCTTTATGAGTGGTGGTCTGTCTTTTGGGACATATTCATCTCAAGGACAAATGAGAAACATTCTGAGGCTGCTGCAGCTTACATTGAG ACACAGCAAACAAAAGTTAGAGAACACCAACAACTTCAAATACAGCAGATGCAGCTAATGCAGCAACGCAATGCACAATTACAGCGAAGAGATCCTAATCATCCTGCTCTTGGTAGTTCCATAAATGCTATGAACTCTGAAGGAATGTTGGGACAGCAACCAGCAAGTGTGTTGGCAATGAAAATGTATGAAGATCGAATGAAACACCCCCAACCAATGGATTCAGAGGCATCTCCAACTCTTATTGATGCTAATAGGATGGCCTTACTCAAATCAGCAGCTAGTCATCAAGG CCAATTGGTTCATGGAAATTCAGGGAATATGTCAACTGCATTGCACCAAATTCCTGGGCGAACTCCTTTGACCACT GACATAAAAACAGAAGTTAATTTAGGGGCCCCTCCAAAGAGTTTGCCTATGGATACATCAGTTTATCGACAAGCAATTTTACAATCAAAATCAGGGCTAGGGAGTGCAG GATTAAATCAAGGTGTTACAGGTCTTCCATTGAAGGGTTGGCCTCTAGCATCT GGAATTGATCAACTAAGGCCTAATTTGGGTGTACAAGTTCCGAAGCCCAATTTGACAACCCAGAACCAATTTGTCATGTCATCACAACAGCAACAGGTCTTGACTCAGAATAACCTTGGAAATTCTAGTTATGGTGACATGGATCCTCGTAGGCTTTCTGGTCTTCCTCGAGGTAGCTTGAGTGCAAAGGATGGTCAATCTACCAGGAACGATGGATCTATTTGCTCCCAAATGCAGTCTGATTCACCTAAG ATGAAGATGGCCCAGTCACAACATTCATTATCTCAACAACAGGAGCAATTACAGCAGCATCAACTGCAGCAG aataacagaaaaagaaaacagcATTCTGGAGCTGCCAATAGCACTGGCACTGGTAACACTGCTGTTCCTTCACCTAATTCACCACCATCAACTCATACACCTGGTGATGGATTAAATACAGCAAACAACATGCAGCATGTTAACAATGTGCAAAAGAGCATGATGATGTATGGTACAGAGGCAACAGGAGGCCTTGCATCATCCTCCAATTTACTG GAGGACATGGAACGATTTGGAGATGTTGATGCCTTAGATGATAATGTAGAATCCTTTCTATCAAATGATGGTGGAGATGGTGGAAATCTCTATGGAGCAGTGAAACAAAGCCCAGCTGAGCAACAGAAAGAGTCTTCAAAAG GTTTCACCTTTGCAGAAGTTAGTAGCATAAGATCGAGGAACAGCAAAGTTACGTGCTGTCACTTTTCTTCAGATGGAAAGTGGCTTGCCAGTGCTGGAGATGACATGAAG GTTGTCTTCTGGAACATGGACACTTTTAAGACAGAGAACAGTCCTGCAGAACACAAAGCAGTTATTACAGATGTCCGTTATAGACCAAATTCACTTCAGGTGGCAACTGCCTCAATGGATAAATGTGTGCGGTTATGGGACACAACAAAT CCTAACCGCTGTGTACAAGAATATAGTGGGCACTCTTCACCTATAGTGTCTCTTGATTTCCATCCTAAGAAGACTGAACTTTTCTGCTTCTGCGATGGAGAAAATGAAATTCGGTATTGGAATATTAATTCTCCCAACAGCATGCGAGCAACTAAG GGAGGTAATACACAAGTGAGGTTTCAGCCTAGACTGGGGCATTTACTAGCAGCAGGTTCTGATAAAGGAGTGTCAATTTTTGATGTTGAATCTGACACAAAAATCTACTCCCTGCAG GGTCATCCTGATCCAGTGAGCTATATTTGCTGGGATGGAAATGGTGAAGCCTTGGCATCTGTGAGTCTTAATATGGTAAAGATTTGGAGTTTGAACTCAGGAGAATGCATTCAAGAGATCAGCTCTACCGGAAGCGGATTTCATTCCTGTGTTTTTCATCCAAGTTATTCAACTTTGTTGGTGATTGGAGGATTTTCG TGCTTAGAGTTATGGAACATGAGCGAGAACAAAAGCATGACAATTCCTGCACATGAAAATGTAATATCTAGCATGGCTCA